GTGATGAACAAGGGGTACCCGGATTAACCCTTTATCCTTTATGTGTTATCTATCACGGTCATGTTTACATGTTAGAGTATGATAGGCAAGAGAAGGGCCTCCGCTATAGAGATTGTGAGACGGGAGAATTTTTGGGGTCGGCTTCGCTCTCTCGTTCTTCCCTTTTCCAGTTGATAGGTACTCCTGCCAACAAACTGGATGAGTTAGAATTACCCGTTCCACCAGAGCCAGAGGAGGATGGACTGGAGATCGATGAAACTCCCTTCAAACCTTTCCTGGGTGAACTACTGGCCCAGTTTAACGAGGAAGGACGCCAGGCCCTGGAGATGGCATTGGGTGAAGCGCTCCGTATCGGTCACTTCTGGTTAGGAGTTGAATTTTTACTCATGGCCCTTTCCAGGCAAGATGGGAGACCTCTGAGTGATTTGTTACATGGAATAGGACTAAGCCGAAGCCATTTCCGGGGTGTGCTGCGGGGTGTGGTGGGCATTGCGACCCGTGAAGATTGGAGTCAAATGAATGCGATCGCTTTGGGGAGAAAAGCTCTTCCTAAATTAAAAGAAGCCAGGCCTACAATCATGAGGAGGGGTTTTAATTCTGAGGATAAACCCTTCCCTGTGATTACTCCGCGGATGAAGACTGTCTTACAAGAGGCCGTTCAGTTGGCCGGAAATGGGAAAGCCGGGCATATTCAATTGTTATCTGCAGCTTTACAGCATACCCAATGCCTGGCCGTTAATCTGTTGTTGAGGCAGATAGCCGAATCCGGTCAGGATTTGAAAGAATTTCTCAACTGGGTTAAACAGCTTGCAAACCATGGAGATCGTGTACCCAGTAAGATCGTAAAATCTCCTATAGAATTGCCCAAACAAGGGCCAGGACCCAATGCCCGTGCCTCACAATTACCTCTACCACCTCTCCTGCGAAATAAAGGCCTGCTGGATAGATATGGACGTGACTTAACTGCAGAAGCGCGGGCCGGTAGACTCCACCCGGCTATCGGGGTAGACGGAATCCTACGACGCCTGAAACGTATTTTGATCCAGCGAGAGAACAACAATCCTTTACTCATCGGGGAACCGGGGGTAGGTAAGACGGCCATTGTCGAAGGATTAGCCTACGAATGGGTCTATCAAGGTTCAGAATTACCAGAATTGTCCGGTAAGCGTATCGTTGAGCTTTCGATCAACGGCCTGATTGCAGGTACTAAATATCGGGGCGAACTGGAAGAACGGATTGAGCAGATCCTGGCAGAAGTCAAAGCGGCACCCGATGTGATCATCTTTATCGACGAAATTCATACCGTTTTGGGTGGTGGGGGGGATAGCAGCACGAACCTGGCCAATATACTCAAACCGGCTTTGGCCAGAGGTGAATTTCCCTGTATCGGTGCAACGACCATAGCCGAATACCGCAAGTATATCGAAAAAGACCCGGCCTTGAGCCGACGTTTCGAAACCATCGTGGTAGAAGAACCCAGTATGGAAGATACCATAAAGATCTTAAAAGGTCTTCAACAGGGCTTTGAAGACCATTATGGGATCCCTATTACCCAAAGTGGGATAGAGGCTGCGGTTCGGCTTTCAGTTCGCTATTTACCCGATGAGAGGCTACCGGCCAAGGCGATTAAACTTCTGGAACAGGCCGGAGCTTACACCAAACTTCCCTCATTGATTGATCTGGCGAGGGCAGACCGGGAAGAAATAACCCCCTCTCGCTTTAACGAGGTCAATGAAGATGTAATTCGTTACCTGCTGGCGCGAAAGACCGGAATTCCCCTGGAACGGTTAATGGGGGACGAGCTGGAGCGTATCAAAGGTATTGCAGAGGCGCTTCAAGCCCAGGTCATTGGACAGGATGAAGCCATCCAGGCCGTCGCTCAGGTTATTAAACGGGCACGAGCCGGATTGGGGAATCCCCTTCGACCTATTGGAGTATTTCTTTTTGTAGGACCAACCGGGGTTGGTAAAACCGAATTAGCCCGGGCATTGGCCGGTTTTCTCTTTCATAACCGCGAAGCAATGATCCGCCTGGATATGTCAGAATATATGGAAAAACATCAGGTCTCCAGACTGATAGGTGCCCCACCCGGCTATGTAGGTTATGAGGAAGAGGGTCAACTCACGGGCCCGTTACGGTTGCGTCCCCATAGCGTCGTTTTATTGGATGAAATGGAAAAGGCCCACGAAGAGGTTCATAACCTCTTCTTACAACTCTTCGAAGAGGGCCGCCTGACCGACTCCAAGGGACGTACGGTGAGTGGTCGAGAAGCCATCTTTATTATGACCTCCAATGTCGGTTCAGAGGTATATCGCCAACAATCTATGGGTTTCCTCCCCAAGGAAAAATTGAGCCCGGAATGGCTCAAAGAAAAACAGGCCGGGATCGAAAAAGCACTCCGTATCAAATTTAAACCGGAGTTCCTCAATCGCATTGATCGGATAATCCACTTCAATCCTCTTACCTTGCCGGACGTCATCCGTATCTTCCAGTTGCAATTCGTGTCGATCCAGAAGCGATTACTGGATTACCATGAGATTCAA
This window of the Candidatus Limnocylindrales bacterium genome carries:
- a CDS encoding ATP-dependent Clp protease ATP-binding subunit; its protein translation is MRFPEEIIQTYPYPLAVSASRVNNATQSMEEYLCLVSLFETSLKYLASVSLSHYLQDEIVDEGIQEQLKKLLRPTPGAWNDILRACIRFYTHTLHKPSLISELCKIYTTRLLHRDPGTQEILVWFRFMAKYLKEKEKVVQKHVSLQQVLDLMVQYHHKIWGHRVQPLTPKFCEKHVEYFRTGMQGILKRIAFLTRYPLRYIKEVRQIKDQNCHILFHYMGVARRQSEWYTDLSIPEGRLYLCDEQGVPGLTLYPLCVIYHGHVYMLEYDRQEKGLRYRDCETGEFLGSASLSRSSLFQLIGTPANKLDELELPVPPEPEEDGLEIDETPFKPFLGELLAQFNEEGRQALEMALGEALRIGHFWLGVEFLLMALSRQDGRPLSDLLHGIGLSRSHFRGVLRGVVGIATREDWSQMNAIALGRKALPKLKEARPTIMRRGFNSEDKPFPVITPRMKTVLQEAVQLAGNGKAGHIQLLSAALQHTQCLAVNLLLRQIAESGQDLKEFLNWVKQLANHGDRVPSKIVKSPIELPKQGPGPNARASQLPLPPLLRNKGLLDRYGRDLTAEARAGRLHPAIGVDGILRRLKRILIQRENNNPLLIGEPGVGKTAIVEGLAYEWVYQGSELPELSGKRIVELSINGLIAGTKYRGELEERIEQILAEVKAAPDVIIFIDEIHTVLGGGGDSSTNLANILKPALARGEFPCIGATTIAEYRKYIEKDPALSRRFETIVVEEPSMEDTIKILKGLQQGFEDHYGIPITQSGIEAAVRLSVRYLPDERLPAKAIKLLEQAGAYTKLPSLIDLARADREEITPSRFNEVNEDVIRYLLARKTGIPLERLMGDELERIKGIAEALQAQVIGQDEAIQAVAQVIKRARAGLGNPLRPIGVFLFVGPTGVGKTELARALAGFLFHNREAMIRLDMSEYMEKHQVSRLIGAPPGYVGYEEEGQLTGPLRLRPHSVVLLDEMEKAHEEVHNLFLQLFEEGRLTDSKGRTVSGREAIFIMTSNVGSEVYRQQSMGFLPKEKLSPEWLKEKQAGIEKALRIKFKPEFLNRIDRIIHFNPLTLPDVIRIFQLQFVSIQKRLLDYHEIQLKITPEAVQYVCEEGYDTLNGARPLTRAMDRLIVEPLTDLILDGKIKAYNTVTIHYDGSQLTFEKGSIPVEIL